The DNA sequence GATGAATGCGGCAGCGGCGGCGGATAACAATACGGCACTGTGCCGGGCCGAAGAAGAGTATCTGGCTGGTCTGGAGGAGCACCGGGCACTTACGGGCACCTGCGAGTCACTCAGGGCGGAGCTGAACAGGAATATCTTCCTCCACGACTACATTCTCGCAAACCAGCATAACCGGGCGGGTACCTATGCCCATGTCCGGACAATTCCCTGAAAGAAAACCATCTAGGCCTCTTCCGGCATCGCGCATTCCAGTTCGGTGACGATGGCAAGGGGGTCATCCAGTGTCCGTACCAGCTCCCGGATACGGTCGAGCCTCTCCACCCCGATGAAATGTTCGGCCATGACCCGTCCGAGAGGAAGAACGTCCAAGGTATCACCTGAACGCCGGATGTAGCCTTCTTTACGGAGAAGAGGGCCCATATCATCGGTGATTCCCACCATCGAATCCCCGATTCGTCCCAGTTCTGCCATACTGCCCCCGCAGGCGATGGCGTTTGCAACGTACTCCTCACTCGACTCTTCCATGCCATAGACCGGTGCCACCTCTTCCATCTCCCCTTTGAGAAGACGGATGGCGATCTCCTCTTCGGTAAACCCGCGTCCCTTGGCATAGGTGGCGCCCGGTTCTGCGAGGATGACGACCTTGCCCAGGTCATGGAAATCCGGTCGACCCGCACGGCCCATCATCTGGGTGAACTCCTGTACGGTGAGCCATTCAATCCCCATCGCAAGTGAATCGAAGACAACCTGTGATGCAGGGAAATCAACCCCTGCCGCAAGGGCTGCCGTCGTCACCACGGCGGCAATCTCCCCCTTTTCGAACCGGCGCTCCACCTCCCGGCGTTCCTTCGCCGAGAGGCCCGCATGATACGGCATCGCCTTCTTCCCGATTGCATCCGCGAGGGTATGACAGCGGGCCCGGGCGTTGGTGAAGATGATCGTCTGCCCCCTGAATCCGCGTGAGGACGTGTGCCGGTACTCGTCCGCGACGAGTTTTTTTATGAATGCGGTTTTTTCCTTTCGTTCGGTGAAGATGAGGTGCCGCTCGAGAGGGACGGGCCGCTCGTCATAGCGCACAAGGGCGGCATTCAGCTTCTTTGCGAGGAGATTGGGCGATCCGATCGTTGCGGAGAGGAAGAGGAACTGTGCCTGCGGTGCAAGATAGCGGAGGCGTGCAATAAGCCCGTCGAGCCGGTGGCCACGCTCCTCATCCTCCAGCATCTGCACCTCGTCGATGACGACCGTTCCGATCTTCGGAAGCTTCCTGCCCATGCGGATCTGGTTGTCAATGCCCTCATAGGTTCCCACCACGATCGCCGAACGCAGACTTCGCCGGGCCTTTACACGGGTCTCCGGGAGATTGAGCCTTGAGACCCCCGTCTGAAGCGAAACGTCGAGAAATTCCCCGTACCGTTCGGTAAACCGACTGTATTTCTGGTTCGCAAGCGCCACAAGCGGAACGAGAAAGAGCATCGCTCCGCGTTTCTCCATCACATTCTTGACACCGGCCATCTCCCCGATGAAGGTCTTTCCCGACGCCGTCGCCGCAACTACGAGGAGATCCTTCCCCTTTAGAAGGCCGGCCTCGACCGCAAGTTCCTGGGCCGGCATCAGCTTCTCGACACCCGAGGCAGTCCGCAGTTTCTCGG is a window from the Methanovulcanius yangii genome containing:
- a CDS encoding DEAD/DEAH box helicase, coding for MNVIVHPRRGSYRLYFYDGRRVTGTGDVELERTGKGHRPRSYRARLPGKGQVRHVPTKELIAQLRESQVYLTGEDEAFISFLRDLQISWSLLNSCRPCLAADRITPLKKKNAVRYGKEIICMDCARRELRREAGYLGGMGSGSITHLEHLLQEYRDLDRVLATLQPATIETERTIFDRLDAHPVMNTSSLKTLPIPEKLRTASGVEKLMPAQELAVEAGLLKGKDLLVVAATASGKTFIGEMAGVKNVMEKRGAMLFLVPLVALANQKYSRFTERYGEFLDVSLQTGVSRLNLPETRVKARRSLRSAIVVGTYEGIDNQIRMGRKLPKIGTVVIDEVQMLEDEERGHRLDGLIARLRYLAPQAQFLFLSATIGSPNLLAKKLNAALVRYDERPVPLERHLIFTERKEKTAFIKKLVADEYRHTSSRGFRGQTIIFTNARARCHTLADAIGKKAMPYHAGLSAKERREVERRFEKGEIAAVVTTAALAAGVDFPASQVVFDSLAMGIEWLTVQEFTQMMGRAGRPDFHDLGKVVILAEPGATYAKGRGFTEEEIAIRLLKGEMEEVAPVYGMEESSEEYVANAIACGGSMAELGRIGDSMVGITDDMGPLLRKEGYIRRSGDTLDVLPLGRVMAEHFIGVERLDRIRELVRTLDDPLAIVTELECAMPEEA